The following are encoded in a window of Streptomyces griseiscabiei genomic DNA:
- a CDS encoding trypsin-like serine protease: MAAAIAGTLLMASASGAGADTSTPDALDVRIAKAMAADDTARVATREPSSSASSDDGPGRSAQIIGGSETTIASAPWMAQLWYYDPTQDLGFFCGGTVVSPTKILTAAHCVDKDYYDWAAYGEIVTGTDRLPTAVYNDDGTLDHVDYHGGTRSTLSRQWNHPSWDEEAIDNDVAVLTLASPVKAKPIRMTTSDDTTSYKSGTKATVYGWGRTSSKTEDISETLKTATLPIVSDTTCGSTWGSYFVKGHMVCAGKPSGGTDATTTATCNGDSGGPLVVNNKVVGVVSWGVEDCVYKGAYPVFAKVSKYVGATYPRVDDAAITRDGKADAFLRNKETGTGYVRASTGSKLGDRKALTAEGSWKGYNLVQQTDLNRDGHQDYVLRRSSDGDVFWRRYVPSSKTWSTTQIFDDWKTRTRIVTPGDVTGDALPDLLSVDSAGALWIYPGKGTGSFGTRVKVGTGWGQYNAVVGHGDFTGDGKADLIARTKTGSNLYLYKGTGKSGTGAFAARIKVRSDWSSYNTLVTPGDVSGDGKADLLARTTAGTLYLYKGTGKATSEIFGTRGSVGTSYAQYDLLG; the protein is encoded by the coding sequence ATGGCCGCCGCGATAGCCGGGACGCTGTTGATGGCGTCCGCGAGCGGGGCGGGCGCCGACACCTCGACGCCCGACGCGCTGGACGTACGGATCGCCAAGGCGATGGCGGCGGACGACACCGCTCGTGTGGCGACGCGCGAGCCGTCGTCGAGCGCGAGTTCGGACGACGGCCCGGGGCGGTCCGCCCAGATCATCGGCGGCTCGGAGACCACGATCGCCTCGGCGCCGTGGATGGCCCAGCTCTGGTACTACGACCCGACCCAGGACCTCGGCTTCTTCTGCGGCGGCACGGTCGTCTCGCCGACGAAGATCCTGACGGCGGCGCACTGCGTCGACAAGGACTACTACGACTGGGCCGCGTACGGCGAGATCGTCACCGGTACCGACCGGCTGCCCACGGCCGTCTACAACGACGACGGCACCCTCGACCACGTCGACTACCACGGCGGCACCCGCAGCACGCTGTCGCGCCAGTGGAACCACCCCTCGTGGGACGAGGAGGCGATCGACAACGACGTCGCCGTCCTGACACTGGCGTCGCCGGTCAAGGCCAAGCCGATCAGGATGACGACGTCGGACGACACCACCTCGTACAAGTCCGGCACCAAGGCCACGGTCTACGGCTGGGGCCGTACCAGCTCCAAGACCGAGGACATCTCGGAGACGCTGAAGACGGCCACACTGCCGATCGTCAGCGACACGACCTGCGGGAGCACCTGGGGCAGCTACTTCGTCAAGGGCCACATGGTCTGCGCGGGCAAGCCCTCCGGCGGCACGGACGCCACCACCACCGCCACCTGCAACGGTGACTCCGGTGGTCCGCTCGTCGTCAACAACAAGGTCGTCGGCGTCGTCTCATGGGGCGTCGAGGACTGTGTGTACAAGGGTGCCTACCCGGTCTTCGCGAAGGTCAGCAAGTACGTCGGCGCGACCTACCCGAGGGTCGACGACGCGGCCATCACCCGCGACGGCAAGGCGGACGCCTTCCTGCGCAACAAGGAGACCGGCACGGGCTACGTCCGCGCCTCCACGGGCTCCAAGCTCGGCGACCGCAAGGCGCTGACCGCCGAGGGCAGTTGGAAGGGCTACAACCTGGTCCAGCAGACCGACCTGAACCGGGACGGCCACCAGGACTACGTCCTGCGCCGCTCCTCCGACGGTGACGTCTTCTGGCGGCGGTACGTGCCCTCGTCCAAGACCTGGTCGACGACGCAGATCTTCGACGACTGGAAGACCCGCACCCGGATCGTCACCCCCGGTGACGTCACCGGGGACGCCCTGCCCGACCTGCTCTCGGTCGACTCGGCGGGCGCGCTGTGGATCTACCCCGGCAAGGGCACCGGCTCCTTCGGCACCCGCGTCAAGGTCGGCACGGGCTGGGGCCAGTACAACGCGGTCGTCGGTCACGGCGACTTCACCGGCGACGGCAAGGCCGACCTGATCGCGCGCACCAAGACCGGGTCGAACCTGTACCTGTACAAGGGCACCGGCAAGTCCGGCACGGGCGCCTTCGCGGCCCGGATCAAGGTCCGCTCGGACTGGAGCTCGTACAACACGCTCGTCACTCCCGGTGACGTCAGCGGTGACGGCAAGGCGGACCTGCTGGCCCGTACGACGGCCGGCACGCTGTACCTCTACAAGGGCACCGGCAAGGCCACGAGCGAGATCTTCGGCACACGGGGCTCGGTCGGTACCAGCTACGCCCAGTACGACCTGCTCGGCTGA
- a CDS encoding LCP family protein translates to MSAESTPTPGTPGQTGTTGPRHRAAKSRRRRNRTTRGGHSRAAVVTAWTAAGVLVLGGTGVGYLYFKLNGNIKSVDINQALGTDRPLDVDNGSQDILVLGSDTRSGSNKKLGGGVDDGSARSDTAMVVHVYEGHKRASVVSIPRDTLVERPECTDANGKTYPAASYAMFNSAYSTGGAACAVKTVESMTGIRMDHYIEVDFAGFEKLINVLGGVDITTTKDIEDPDSHLDLKAGEHTLTGKQALGLVRTRHGVGDGSDLGRIQLQQAFIKALIEQVKSVGIFSSPKKLYDLADTATDAVTTDSDLDSVKDLASFASGLKGIDSKNMTMVTMPVQYDPADPNRVLVDEAKSKQVWAALKADRTIPKSATKGTATGAAEGVVAG, encoded by the coding sequence ATGTCCGCCGAGAGCACGCCGACACCCGGCACCCCGGGGCAGACCGGCACCACCGGCCCGCGTCACCGCGCCGCGAAGAGCCGCCGCCGCAGGAACCGCACGACACGTGGCGGCCACAGCAGAGCGGCGGTCGTCACCGCCTGGACGGCCGCGGGCGTCCTGGTCCTGGGCGGCACGGGCGTCGGCTACCTGTACTTCAAGCTCAACGGCAACATCAAGAGCGTCGACATCAACCAGGCCCTCGGCACCGACCGGCCGCTCGACGTCGACAACGGCTCGCAGGACATCCTCGTCCTCGGCTCCGACACCCGTTCGGGCAGCAACAAGAAGCTCGGCGGGGGCGTGGACGACGGCAGCGCGCGCTCCGACACGGCGATGGTCGTGCATGTGTACGAGGGCCACAAGCGGGCCAGCGTGGTCTCCATACCCCGGGACACGCTCGTCGAGCGGCCCGAGTGCACCGACGCGAACGGCAAGACGTATCCGGCGGCCTCGTACGCGATGTTCAACTCCGCGTACTCGACGGGCGGCGCGGCGTGTGCGGTGAAGACCGTCGAGTCCATGACCGGGATCCGGATGGACCACTACATCGAGGTCGACTTCGCGGGCTTCGAGAAGCTGATCAACGTCCTCGGCGGGGTCGACATCACGACGACCAAGGACATCGAGGACCCGGACAGCCATCTGGACCTGAAGGCCGGGGAGCACACGCTCACGGGCAAGCAGGCCCTCGGGCTGGTCCGCACCCGGCACGGGGTCGGCGACGGGTCCGATCTCGGCCGTATCCAGCTCCAGCAGGCGTTCATCAAGGCACTCATCGAGCAGGTCAAGTCCGTCGGGATCTTCAGCAGCCCCAAGAAGCTCTACGACCTCGCCGACACCGCGACGGACGCGGTCACCACCGACTCCGACCTCGACAGCGTCAAGGACCTCGCGTCCTTCGCGTCCGGGCTCAAGGGCATCGACTCCAAGAACATGACCATGGTCACCATGCCGGTCCAGTACGACCCCGCCGACCCGAACCGGGTGCTCGTGGACGAGGCGAAGTCGAAGCAGGTCTGGGCGGCGCTCAAGGCGGACCGGACCATCCCGAAGTCGGCGACGAAGGGCACGGCGACCGGGGCCGCCGAGGGCGTCGTGGCGGGTTAG
- the rpmE gene encoding 50S ribosomal protein L31, translated as MKRDIHPEYVETQVSCTCGASFTTRSTIESGTIRAEVCSECHPFYTGKQKILDTGGRVARFEARFGKAAAAKK; from the coding sequence TTGAAGCGCGACATCCACCCCGAGTACGTCGAGACGCAGGTCAGCTGCACCTGTGGCGCGTCGTTCACCACCCGTAGCACGATCGAGAGCGGCACCATCCGTGCCGAGGTCTGCTCCGAGTGCCACCCGTTCTACACGGGCAAGCAGAAGATCCTCGACACCGGTGGCCGTGTGGCCCGCTTCGAGGCCCGCTTCGGCAAGGCTGCCGCTGCCAAGAAGTAG
- the prfA gene encoding peptide chain release factor 1 — protein sequence MFEAVEELVGEHADLEKKLADPSVHADQANARKLNKRYAELTPIVGTYRSWKQTGDDIDTAREFAADDPDFAAEVKELEKHREELTEKLRLLLVPRDPSDDKDVILEIKAGAGGDESALFAGDLLRMYLRYAERVGWKTEIIDSTESELGGYKDVQVAVKTKGGQGATEPGQGVWARLKYEGGVHRVQRVPATESQGRIHTSAAGVLVTPEAEEVDVEINMNDLRIDVYRSSGPGGQSVNTTDSAVRITHIPTGVVASCQNEKSQLQNKEQAMRILRSRLLAAAQEEAEKEAADARRSQVRTVDRSEKIRTYNFPENRISDHRVGFKSYNLDQVLDGELDAVIQACVDADSAAKLAAA from the coding sequence ATGTTCGAGGCGGTCGAGGAACTGGTCGGGGAACACGCCGACCTGGAGAAGAAGCTCGCCGACCCGTCGGTCCACGCGGACCAGGCCAACGCGCGCAAGCTGAACAAGCGCTACGCGGAGCTGACCCCGATCGTCGGCACCTACCGCTCCTGGAAGCAGACCGGCGACGACATCGACACGGCCCGCGAGTTCGCCGCGGACGACCCGGACTTCGCCGCCGAGGTCAAGGAGCTGGAGAAGCACCGCGAGGAGCTGACCGAGAAGCTGCGGCTGCTGCTGGTGCCCCGGGACCCGTCCGACGACAAGGACGTCATCCTGGAGATCAAGGCCGGCGCCGGAGGCGACGAGTCCGCCCTCTTCGCCGGTGACCTGCTCCGGATGTACCTCAGGTACGCCGAGCGCGTCGGCTGGAAGACCGAGATCATCGACTCCACCGAGTCCGAGCTGGGCGGCTACAAGGACGTCCAGGTCGCCGTGAAGACCAAGGGCGGCCAGGGCGCCACCGAGCCCGGCCAGGGCGTCTGGGCCCGGCTGAAGTACGAGGGCGGGGTGCACCGCGTCCAGCGCGTGCCCGCGACCGAGTCCCAGGGCCGTATCCACACCTCCGCGGCCGGTGTGCTGGTCACGCCCGAGGCCGAGGAGGTCGACGTCGAGATCAACATGAACGACCTGCGGATCGACGTCTACCGCTCCTCCGGACCCGGCGGCCAGTCCGTCAACACCACCGACTCCGCCGTGCGCATCACGCACATTCCCACCGGAGTCGTCGCCTCCTGCCAGAACGAGAAGAGCCAGCTGCAGAACAAGGAGCAGGCGATGCGTATCCTGCGCTCCAGGCTGCTCGCCGCGGCACAGGAGGAGGCGGAGAAGGAAGCCGCCGACGCCCGCCGCAGCCAGGTCCGTACCGTCGACCGCTCCGAGAAGATCCGTACGTACAACTTCCCGGAGAACCGCATCTCGGACCACCGCGTCGGCTTCAAGTCCTACAACCTGGACCAGGTCCTGGACGGTGAACTCGACGCGGTGATCCAGGCCTGCGTCGACGCGGACTCGGCCGCGAAGCTGGCAGCCGCGTAA
- the prmC gene encoding peptide chain release factor N(5)-glutamine methyltransferase, translated as MNLLLAEVAQATQRLADAGVPSPRNDAEELAAFVHGVKRGELHTVKDADFDARYWEVIARREQREPLQHITGRAYFRYLELQVGPGVFVPRPETESVVGWAIDAVRAMDVVEPLIVDLCTGSGAIALALAQEVPRSRVHAVELSEDALTWTRKNMAGSRVDLRQGNALDAFRDLDGQVDLVVSNPPYIPLTEWEYVAPEARDYDPELALFSGEDGLELIRGLERTAHRLLRPGGVVVIEHADTQGGQVPWIFTEERGWADAADHPDLNNRPRFATARKALP; from the coding sequence GTGAACCTGCTGCTCGCGGAAGTGGCCCAGGCCACCCAGCGCCTGGCCGACGCCGGCGTGCCCTCGCCGCGCAACGACGCGGAGGAGCTCGCCGCGTTCGTGCACGGCGTCAAGCGGGGCGAGCTGCACACCGTCAAGGACGCCGACTTCGACGCCCGGTACTGGGAGGTCATCGCCCGGCGCGAGCAGCGTGAGCCGCTGCAGCACATCACCGGGCGCGCCTACTTCCGCTACCTCGAACTGCAGGTCGGGCCAGGGGTGTTCGTGCCCCGGCCGGAGACCGAGTCCGTCGTCGGCTGGGCCATAGACGCCGTCCGCGCGATGGACGTCGTCGAGCCGCTCATCGTCGACCTGTGCACCGGCTCCGGCGCCATCGCCCTCGCCCTGGCCCAGGAGGTGCCGCGCTCGCGCGTGCACGCCGTGGAGCTGTCCGAGGACGCCCTGACCTGGACCCGCAAGAACATGGCGGGCTCCCGCGTCGACCTGCGCCAGGGCAACGCCCTGGACGCCTTCCGCGACCTCGACGGCCAGGTCGACCTGGTCGTCTCCAACCCGCCGTACATCCCGCTCACCGAGTGGGAGTACGTGGCGCCCGAGGCCCGCGACTACGATCCCGAACTCGCCCTGTTCTCGGGCGAGGACGGCCTCGAACTCATCCGCGGCCTGGAGCGCACCGCACACCGGCTCCTGCGCCCCGGAGGTGTCGTCGTCATCGAGCACGCCGACACCCAGGGCGGCCAGGTGCCCTGGATCTTCACCGAGGAGCGGGGCTGGGCCGACGCGGCCGACCACCCGGACCTCAACAACCGGCCGCGGTTCGCGACCGCCCGCAAGGCGCTGCCCTGA
- a CDS encoding L-threonylcarbamoyladenylate synthase, with the protein MARRYDTNDATDRATGLREAASAIRRGELVVLPTDTVYGIGADAFTSEAVADLLEAKGRGRSMPTPVLIGSPNTLHGLVTDFSEMAWELVDAFWPGALTLVAKHQPSLQWDLGDTRGTVAVRMPLHPVAIELLTEVGPMAVSSANLTGHPAPENCDAAEAMLGDSVSVYLDGGPTPGNVPSSIVDVTGKVPVLLRAGALSAEELRKVVPDLEVAN; encoded by the coding sequence ATGGCACGGCGATACGACACCAACGACGCGACCGACCGCGCCACCGGTCTGCGCGAGGCCGCGTCCGCCATTCGCCGGGGCGAGCTCGTGGTGCTGCCGACGGACACCGTGTACGGCATCGGCGCGGACGCGTTCACGTCGGAGGCCGTGGCCGACCTGCTGGAAGCCAAGGGCCGGGGTCGCAGTATGCCCACGCCCGTGCTCATCGGCTCCCCGAACACCCTGCACGGCCTGGTCACGGACTTCTCCGAGATGGCCTGGGAACTGGTCGACGCGTTCTGGCCGGGCGCGCTGACCCTCGTCGCCAAGCACCAGCCGTCGCTGCAGTGGGACCTCGGCGACACCCGGGGCACGGTCGCCGTCCGCATGCCGCTGCACCCGGTCGCCATCGAGCTGCTCACCGAGGTCGGCCCCATGGCGGTCTCCTCCGCGAACCTGACCGGGCACCCGGCGCCGGAGAACTGCGACGCCGCCGAGGCGATGCTCGGCGACTCCGTCTCCGTCTACCTGGACGGCGGCCCGACGCCCGGCAACGTCCCGTCCTCGATCGTCGACGTCACGGGCAAGGTGCCGGTCCTGCTGCGCGCGGGCGCACTGTCGGCGGAGGAGCTGCGCAAGGTCGTACCCGACCTCGAGGTGGCGAATTGA